The following proteins are co-located in the Apium graveolens cultivar Ventura chromosome 5, ASM990537v1, whole genome shotgun sequence genome:
- the LOC141660044 gene encoding uncharacterized protein LOC141660044 produces the protein MPTSTITTDCQFCGNRLKWFKHHILHLGTNKTVCADCVIYLHAPSLCPVCFTVHENPEKLITSNVVVSCVRCYLSSHVNCIGSHPHAPYLCVMCLNDNWPFLVLGDSNGGKTVDKNAAKIFLAACKISAGSMNKAAVTAKMEMEARAKEAIDARELALKAIEHVEHLRRNSAST, from the coding sequence ATGCCTACATCTACTATTACCACTGACTGCCAGTTTTGTGGCAACAGATTAAAGTGGTTCAAGCACCACATCCTGCACTTGGGAACCAACAAAACCGTTTGCGCAGATTGCGTTATCTATCTCCATGCTCCTTCCTTGTGTCCAGTTTGTTTTACCGTTCATGAAAATCCAGAGAAGCTTATCACTTCAAATGTTGTGGTGTCTTGCGTGAGATGCTACTTATCTTCTCACGTAAATTGTATTGGTTCTCACCCCCATGCTCCTTATCTTTGTGTCATGTGTTTAAACGACAATTGGCCTTTCCTAGTTCTTGGTGATTCCAATGGAGGAAAGACAGTAGATAAgaatgctgccaaaattttcctTGCTGCTTGCAAAATTTCAGCAGGTAGCATGAACAAGGCGGCTGTGACTGCCAAAATGGAGATGGAGGCTAGGGCCAAAGAGGCCATTGATGCCAGAGAATTGGCTCTAAAAGCCATTGAACACGTGGAGCATCTTAGAAGAAATAGTGCTAGTACAT